The Vanacampus margaritifer isolate UIUO_Vmar chromosome 16, RoL_Vmar_1.0, whole genome shotgun sequence genome includes the window TCGGATTTGGCGACCTGGTAAGCAGCCAGAGGCAGCATTACGACTCTCAGGAGGCCTACCGGCTCGGGAATTGCCTTTTCATTCTTATGGGAGTTTGTTGTATTTACTCACTCTTCAACGTCATTTCCATTATCATCAAACAAACTCTCAACTGGCTCTTGGAAAAGTTGGCGTGTCCCGGGGACCGTCGGGCCAGCTCCTGTCCGGCGACCGGATGCTGGTGGCTCTGCTGCCCCTGCCTGCACGACCGGAAGGGCAACCGGGGGCGTCCGCCGGCTCACCTCGGACAAAAGCGATTGAAGCGCAACACGGTCCAGCCGCTGCCGTCGCACCGTCCCGCGGGAAGGCAGCGTTACGCGGGCGGCTCGGCGGAGACCGTGTTTGACAGCGAGACGGACGGCGGCGCGCTAACGGACGGGGTGTACGTGGGTCGGCGGCTGTCGGGAGAAATGATCTCGGTTAATGAGTTGATGGTGTCCAATAAGGTGTCTTTGGCGCTGCTGCAGAAGCAACTGAGTGAAACGGCACACCAGGGCCCACGGCAGAGTCACCAGAATGGGTTTTCGGAAGGAGTGGGGGCGTTGGCCATTATGAATAACCGTCTCCAGGAAACCAGTGCGGATAGGTAGTACGActcaaccattttgaaaaagaatCCAGTTGCGATGTTTTCCcttttaatattgcgatttaatatttgtttttttttgcaatttcctcttctcatgtaaaaaaaacaaatgcaataaaTTATTCAGTATTACTAATATACTATCAGATTTGTTATGTTTTTGGTTTTACAGGTTAGttatgctaaaataaaggcaaatgcatcatgaattaatatgaaagacaatttatttatgtaactgaaataacattgttagCAAACAGTACTAAAGAGtaaacactttgacttgcagtcttttatTCGTTCACTATGTCAATTTcacaaaattatattatatatatatatatatatatatatatatatatatatatacagggatgtgatttttccgctaattcgcggaattccgctttttttatctccccccccaaaaaaaaaattccgtttatttttatttttatttttattagtagttcattgtgtatgcacatgactccgacagataacatattctgctataacaaagacatttgtggtatgctctaatatgagttacttttcatttggtcatgatacaattatttgttcatgaaatttgaactcttcaacattatttatgtgttaacttagtaatcacattagttagatatgatgatattctcagtgatagtttttaaaagcaaagacagtccaatgtttttgaatgtgattgattttgagttgactaaaactgccattttatatgggatagttcaatatacattgaaaatttatgctgttgttttgtctatttctttgtcatgtgagtgcattgaaagtgccAGTGGCCCCCAGatccccggctaaattttcagataatttcactttggtcaaatcacatccctgatatatattatttatttatttattttaaacaatcatcgggggggggggggaggagtcTATGTATTTATTACAGATATTCATGATAGAGTCTAGACATGCTCGCGTTTTGGTCTGAGGAGTAAAAACATGAAAGCAATTTAAAGCGTTCGATATCACAGTCAAGATAGGTTTGATGTCCTGAAGTGATTGGCTCATACAAAAGCAATCAGATGAAAGCAGCCATGAAGGAGCACTTGATGCCGGACTGCTGATGAGTTAAGAGGGctgcgctcgctcgctcgtcgTCTTCTAAGCTCCTCAACTAATATATTTGTGTGGAATAAGGCAACAAGAGAGcataggcacaaaaaaaaaaacaagatcatcTTATAGAAAAAGATGCACACATCATTTGGAGCCTTTTACATTACAGAAATGGtcaaactgcaaaaataaaccattttaactcattcactgccattgacggcaatggacgtcaaaaattaatttgaactatttctattaatttttttttcatttttgttaagagtatgaaagcttagatttttttttaacatttagaacagatatgaaatttgtgattaatcatgagttaactagtgaagtcatgcgattaattacgattgcaaattttaatcgcctgatgcccctaatttttaataatctttttttaaattaaatttttactaattttttaatttgattttttaaagaaaagatcacTAAAAATTAggcgtgtcaggcgattaattttttttatcgtaattaaccgcatgactgcactaattaactcacaattaatcacacattttatatctgttctgtgtcatgtttattttcagttttgtttactccctgtcatgttttccttgtgtgttccccttgtcttgtcatttcctgttttattgtgaaaagtctactcctctcgtttctggtcacttgcccttcctcgtgtggtgtttgtgtcaaccctgattgtgtccacctgtgtcatccaatcagtgccctcagccaggtgtgtcttatcttgtcattagtgttggtgtatttagtcggttgtctcccccctgtctgtgtcggttcatttttgctgttgccacgttcgtaagtctttcgccacgtcacgctgacctctttgccttatccggatccatgtcatgttgttagtctcgccttagttgttttttcatgttttgcttcaggttttgttagttccatttgttttgtactttgaagttagcctttttttgatttgatattaaaacctctattggactgcacctctgcctccttgctctgccttcccgcatctgggtcctaaagccccaccttactgacattctgatacaaaaaaaaattatctaggtattcatactctcgtgaacaaaagtgggaaaaatgttaaactaatagaaatagttcaaatgaatttttgacgtccatagccatCGATGGCAGTGAGTTGAGTTAATTTGCTGATCATTTGCACGTCTCAACATGCTCAGTATAATCAAACAAAAGCCTTAAGATGATGCTTTTTTTAGCATGACATCAATCAAAGGCGCACCCCTCGAACAATATTATTTTGTGTTCTTAAGCGCTGTGTGTGGCAGTAGAGGAAAGagcaagagtaaaaaaaaaaaagctgtagaTCTTTTTCTCTATgcaagaaaacacattttaatccaTCATACTCTATATTGTATCACAGCCTAATCTAACGTGTCAGTTTaatcaaaatgtgtattttgcaCGGTAATAAACATGCCAGTAGTCACACTAGTTCAAATATTCTTTATTTTGTCTGAAAGCCATTTCATTATTAACATATAACATCTAGATATAGACAAAGTTGCTCACTGAGTTAATACAACATTAATGATATAACGACCCATCCTGATTATTGACCATCCTGATCAAGAAAAATCTAAGGCAGTATATAGTTCTCCAACATGCAGGGgggtggagggagggggggatgATTAAATTTCACATGCAATACTGTATACTGATGATGTTTTTCCTGTAGGTTTCATTGAGgacttaagaagaaaaaaagagtactgtatatattttcccTGATTTTGTgttatataatttaatttcctCAAAAGTTCTGAGGatgattacattacattataaatttttgtaaaaaaaaaactaaaatcattTTCCTCCCCATGTCATGTTTAAAAACTATGTTGAGTTCAACCatgtgaaatatatttttcttcttcttcacataATTATATTAGTTTATTTCCTCGCCAACAATACATAACAAGGGAACTTTTGTGCTTTTCCAACAGCTAACAAGGTAGCGTTAGCATTGAGCATGATGGACCTTATTGTATGCTAAAGCTAAGCTAAAATGTGCCTACACTCTCACAAATacattccatccatccactctTATTTCACAGTTGCTAATATTCAGTCTGACAGGCTTTTATTTGTCTCGTCTGTTGACTGAATATGAGGCAGAAGTTTGTTGCTGGGTCAGTGTTGCTGAGTTAGTCTtacaaaatgtcatatttataCAAATATAGAATGTATCAGGCTTTCTTATACCTACTTTTGCATTGTATTTGTCACGACAAGGTGCTGCTCGCTAGAATGATGTAAACTGTTCACTAACTCCCTTTTTGTCCATTAGAAACATGAATAAAACAGTTAATATAGATATTAATTACAATCCCTTAATTGACACAATCCAGTCGGCCTATTCAGGAGCCCTCCATTTCCTGGTtggacagaagaagaaaaaaagtgttattaatGTAATGGATTACTGACGATTGTGCAtagtaacattttttattttgtacttacaTTTAGTACTGTAGGGTTATGCATCTCTCTCTGTTGGTAGTAAGCAGAGATAATGCAGTTCCTtctgtaacacacacacacacatgcaaattagttttttgttgtttttttttttttgctgttgtgtttaACAATTGTTGTGATTTGCACTCCCAAATCAAGTCATCAGGGCCACCATAGTGAGTTTTTCTGCCACGGCCTAGACATGTCGCACTTTCAGATTTTAGTCACATCGGCGCTGcaaaaacatgaaccaaaaacCCTTTTCTACATGCACagttgcgcacacacacacacacacacacacagggtctCACTTGCTCTGTATGCCTCCCCCTGGTGGTAATCCGGGGATTACGGTAGACGCAAGGACCGTGAGGACCGTCAGTAAATCGGGATCCTCCCCTCTGGCACACAGCTCATCATAAATCTCTGTTAAGTAGAAGGcagcaaatacatttatttcaggttttagtctctctctctctctctctctctcactttcgTACTACACACGCAAATGTCATCAATCAAGCATCATGAAGTACTTTATACGGACTCTTTCcccaaaatttttgggggggaggtaATGCAGTAAATTTGAAAAGTTGtgtataacaataataattatatttcaGTATTCAAAATATCAGAACGTCTACTTCCTAATgcatttaacataaaaaaaaagtgtattttgctCATTACTGCTGCGGTTAATTTAAGGCAACTGTAATTTAACCTAATATTTTGTAGtgggctaatgctaatgcaacGCTAATGCGTATGCAATATTTTAAAAGGCCATAATGTTATTGTgaaaagtggaagtcaagtaATGTACTTTctgtacaataatatgttctaagcagccccactagtctaaacacagtattctgattaatattgcgtttgtggaatatgaattaagcagcataatccacctgtttttaatccagcacagaaaatgaaatcacagttaatcagggctcaggtaatgaccaatcacagctcagcttgtgaatgtcacatgaccgtaatatatatatatatgacatcaTACCTGCTACTTTGGACTCCAGCAGATCCTCCAGCTCGGCCTCCTGGTGTAAGGCCTCGGTGGACAGCTGGGGAGCGCCAGGGAAGCACAGCAGAATGATGCTGATGTTGTCAAGGCTGCCCTGTGGTGGAGAGTGACGGCCATGTTGGCAAAGCATTCGAACCCACGTCACCATTTCAAGCCTCGCTGccgattgattttttttttctttctttctttttttttttttgcacgcatCTGCTGCAGTGGAGCAGAGGAACGTGCACGCAATGAAGAAGAAGCTGTGACATTTTGAGGTTATTGTGCATTTCCACGCTGGAGCGTTCTTACGTAATGATGACATGATGGACGTGACAGTTAAGCGGAGGGCAGCGCCGCTGTTAGTTTGTTTACTTGCGTTTATTTCAATAGGGTTCTTTACTTATAGCTGAGGAggacacaaatgacaaaaatctcAATTAAAGTTAAACTTGTACTTCAACGGgcgtgtttaactcattcactgccattgacggctatagacgtcaaaaattcatttgaactatttctattagtttaacattttttttccacttgttaacaaaagtatgaaaacctagaattttttttttattgtacattacaTTTATAGTTGCTTATTGATCTTATTTTCTTGTCtgcttttttggggaaatttctaactttttttgcaatttgtgtACAttctatggtaattttctgcctttcttcttttgtttttggacattttatgattactttttgaacgttttctattatgcctttttaaaaataactttttttaaattttgtgtacattgtgATGGTAATGTTATgtgcttcttcttccttttttgatttttttttttagattttaagGTAACTTTTAAATCTctctttcatctctttttttgacaacttgtaaattgtcattttttttgaatatctaattattaattttttgttaattaattcaaacaatgttttatcaaaaaaaagtaaatgtagaATGTctactattattttattttaagagatTCACACTAGCCACAGGAGAGGCACTAAAGAGCCACAAGTGGCTCCAGAGCTGCAGGTTGCACACCCCTGGTTTAGCTCAATAGCCGGAATAAACAATGGTCCCTCACTTTATTACCTGTTAAAAAGATTTCAAGTCAACAGCTGACCAAATGCCTAATATGGTACTGAGTTCAGTTTCTAGAGGCAGATTCTGACCTTGTAGAGGCAGAGGTCAATGACCTGCGAGCAGACGTCCCTCAGGTCGGTGCACACGAGCAGCCGGTTGTGAATGAAGGCGCAAAGTTCCTCATTGCTGATCGTGTCCCACACGCCGTCGCAGGCAAGCACCAGGAACTCATCGGCCGGCGAACGTTCAACGACGCACACCTCCGGCTCGGGCGAGACCATCTGTTCGTTGGGCGGCCTGTTCTCCGCCCCCTTGTAGCTAAAGTCGCCCAACGCTCGGGAGACCGCCAATGAGCCGTTGATACGTTGGAGGGACACGGATCCTCCGGCGCTCTCGATGCGCTCCTTCTCCAGAGGACTGTAAGGTTTGTGGTCCTCGGTGGAGAAGCACACCTGGCCTGAGCGACACAACACGGCTCTGGAGTCGCCACAGTTGGCGAAGTAGATGTTGTAGGGCGAGATGAGGGCGGCCACTACGGTGGTGCCGCCTCTCTCCCATCCTTCTCGGCGGGCCACGGCGTGGACATGCTTGTCCGTTTGCAGGAAGCCTTCGGTCAGGGCACCTTTCACCCTGTCGGGGTCGTCCTCGGGTCCCAGGCCACCTGTCAACGCAAACGCAACTCATAATAGTACATGGAATTACAATTGCTGAAAAATGATATGATTAtgttttgctctctttttaattgATTCAGTGTTGCTTTAGCTCATCATTTACAATAATcagacattttatattttttggagCGAATATTTTATTTGCTCACCTGTTAAAAACTCACCTATTTTCTAATTACATAccagaaaataattatttcaatgtcaTTTTGGTGTCAAGGAACTAGGTTGACGTGAGTTGTGGCGTTTCATTTAAACCAATGTAATGCTTTGCtgtcatcttgtggcatctacaggCAATGTAAAACTTTTTGGGGCATCAATTACTgctggatttttgctatttgcgcaTGAAAATGTAGCATATAGTGTTTCAAGGAAGAATTAGCCGCGtatgaatgtcacatgaccaaactcggaatacaggtgaactgtgattggtcattatctgCATGTAAtttcaattgacagcaagtggcaaaatggccgcccctgagatgagTAAaagagatggattttgctgcttaattcaaattccataaacacaatattaataagaatatgACATTTAAACTAGTAGGGCTGTGTTAAAAGTGAAGACAAGATACATATGGTTTgccttattaaatatttttatatgtgtcaaactcaaggtctTGAGTTTGACACACGACCCGAACACTGAAATTAAGAGacaatatatgatttttttttaaaaaataaagcctactttttttaaaactaaaactagtGACTAACAGAAATGAAGCagggatttgtttttgtttttccaaattgCATTCTACAACAAAATGTCGATTTAGATTCGATCTTTTtcccccagtttttttttcagcgctTGTTTTAGATTTGTAGGAGGCGTACGAGTCCTGAAcacgcgcacgtgtgtgtgtctgtcaccTGCGGCCAGAATGTGACCAAAAAGGTGCTGTGAGCAGTGCTGTGCCACGGTGCTTCCCGCGTGCCCATCGAACACGGCGAAGAAGCTCCAGTCGGCCAGCTCGCCGCCCAGCTGAGGCACGCAGTTGTGGTAGTCCTCCATGTTGGCCCTCCAGCCTTGCATGCTCCCCAGGGCATAAGTCAGCCCCCAGCGGGCGCAGCCCTCCTCTGCCAGTTTGTCCAACACCGGCCGGTCCAGGTATGGGCTGGGGATGACCTCCTCCTTGTCCCCCTCACCGGGTTGCTCCCCCTCGGCCGCTCCCCCCCGCCCACCTTTGAAGAACGAGCTAACCCTCTTCTCAGTCTCTTTGACCAGCTGGCGCACAAACGCGGGCATCTCCACGCTTCCCTTCCTCGACGTCCTCATGCTTGGGATGTTTTGTTTACAGCTGGTGGCGAggcctgctgctgctgggcCCTCCTCAGTGCATGGCTGCCTCATCTGATGGATGTTGTCGCCTCCCTCTCCTCGCTCATCTCCTCTCCTCTCTGGAGACGTCACTGAGCGCCGCTCTCGCCTCCACCCATCCTCACTCACTCTCCTCTGCTGCGATTTCTCAttttcctcagtttttttttccctctttcaaTGCCGGCCTCTTTGCCTTGTTATGTTTTCTCTACCTGCTCCGGGATTGGTCGGCTATTTCCGTGCACCAATCCCTGGCCCGCCTCTAACTGTCACTATCATATTGGAGCTCAGCCTCTCTCAACGTCTTCCTGCGGGTACTTCGGACCCTCCCCCTTTGCGATAAAACCAACCTTTGATCAGGCTGGATTATAGGCTCACAGCATGGTGGATTATGGGTCAACCTGGCCATTTAGATCACAGTATGCCTGAGTGACGcaggaaaagacaaacacaaagaCAAGTAAATGTAATGAAGTTCAGTTGAATTGTAAACCAACGATGCTGGCAATGACGGGATTGTTGCAAAATGCAAAGCatttcccaaaacattttcagAAGCCTTTTGGGGCAATTTTATAAAGTTGGATATAACACCATCCATCCACTTATTCTGTTTCACAGGGACATAAGAggcagacaaacattcacactcacattcacactatcACAAGTGGGAGCTGAATCCATGCTGCCTGTATGAAAATCAAGCCAGTGATTAATAGGAAGAAAAAGCTCAATTTCTATCTGGAgatattttaaattcatgttaTGTATTTTGCACCATACCTCATGATTTACACTGTGCAATAGTAGCTCCACAACCTTCTGTGAATATGAAGATGAATATggtatgtaaatataaaatatgtaaaacacatttttaaacaataataaataagacACAAAACGAGGGTATCTGCATCTGTTTTTCAATTTGCTGATTTCTtgctaatgtatttatttatgtattttaattgtTATATGTTTCATTTTGGTTAATTTGTGAAGTGGAGTAAACCACCCTCCATCAAACTTTTCAGACcatgacaaaaatattgtacagtgtAACAGCTGTTTTGATCTCTCTGTTTAAAGCAAACAAATCTTCccactccctttttttttttttaattaacaaaccTATGATCTCCTATTGTCTCCAATGTCCAAAGGTGTACTGTAGGCTACGTTATAAAATGAACCTGCAGCTGTCACTGTGTAAATAGAAGTTTTGAAGagaatttacaatttaaaaaatcttgaaaGCTTGAAACAGGCCCCACTTCCTCTTTTCATTCTTATTCTTTCAAATGTACAGTGTTAAACAAAATAGTGTGCTGCTATCCAGTGGCCGACACTGGAATTCCACTCCAAGTAAATGGGGTCAAAACAGAATTGAATACAAGAAGACAATAAAACCAAATAAAGAgtgatattattttaaaaatcagtgcCATAATGGCACCAACAGAAGCATGCTTTAATGCTTTTATTGACACAATTCGACACAAAATTGCAGCCTCAGCAGCAGAATATTTAGCGTCAATCAAATTGCTCTGACGTCATCACTGTAGTGCTCACATCCACTAGGGGGCATATTTGCACAGCGTTGTATCTACTGCTACCATACAGTATGCAGTGATTTATTGGCTTGGTGACATCATTCGCCAACAATTTCTCAGGGAATTACAATTTGTGACATCTTTATTGTGAAGTGTcttttttccagttttgtctAGGTGGCTctcattttataattattaaacTGGTAGCCCTAGCTATCCAGCTGCAGGAAAGAGATGGCCTTACAAAAGTCTTTACTACTGAGGAAGACAGATGAATGTTGTCTTTGACGGCCTACAGTAGGCCACCAACTGGCTCGGGGTCATAGGAGTGTCTGAAAGCTGAGGGATGAGTACATTGCTGATGTCTCAAGTTgccaatttgtgtgtgtgtgtgtgaatccaAAGTGAGGCCATCCAATACGGGATAAAATTAGGCCAGGGCGTCCTAATATTGCTGACAGAGCGGGGTTGGCCAAAAAAAGCCTGCGGCGGTGCACGGCCAACAAGAAGGAAAGAGAGGAGAGCGAGCAGGACCGCCGCCGAAATGGCCAGCAAACGTAAGGAAACAATCGGTGACACAACTTTGAAGTTAAGAGCGGTCACGCTTGTCTAGCCGTCAGGTGCATGCGGAAATGGGAGCTGATTTATTTAGTGTGTGCGGAGAACAAACTTGGTTCAACTTTAATTTTATTAAGTAAAAAGTCAGGGAATGGgacagatttgtatttttttttcattcttgatGTTAATGTTGTGTGTTTGAATGTAGAATCTATTGTGCAAGTTTGTGTATAAAGCTTCACTCCTGTCCTGATAAATGTGAGTGAATGTTATAGTTGTCATTATGAGAggaattttcactttttattcatgatgtcagtgaaatattttttttattgagaacTATTGCATCTGTTGTGCTTTGTGGTatacagtttatttatttatgacattTAAATCAGCAATACTAAAATGAATgactattattttttctttctctctaagGCAATTTACatcaattgaaataaaataataacagccAAAATCTAAAAATTAGTCATTAAAATGATGAAGTTTTCCAGTAATTCCACAGTTCATTAATATGATGACAAATGATGCAATTTCTTATTAGTGCTTGTGCTGTTATGACAGACTCATTTACCTCACAATttagaggttgtgggttcaaatcccagctTCCTGTGCAGAATGTAAATGTTCTCTCTAAGAACTCTCAAGTCAAACTAAGAGAGTTATTTACATGAACTAATAAAgccaattcaattattttttatttcaggcCGCTTAAGATAAGACATTCAAAGAAATGAGGAACTAACACATTTCATAATATGTATGTTGTTTTTGCAGTGATGGACCTGGTCTATTGGAGGAGCACGAGCAGGACCGGCTTTGTGTTCACGGGCTTAGTGGTGTGTCTGGCCAGTCTGTTCCAGCTGAGCGCCATCACTGTCCTCTCTCACATTTGTTTGGGCGTCATGTGCGTCACTTTCCCCCTGCGTCTCTACTACAAGCTGCTGGAGCTGCTGCGCTGGAACCCTGGGCTGCATCCTTTCCAGTGAGTCCATTCACATTGATTGTTTGGTTGACAAATAGAGGGATGGTAGCATTGACTAGAATGTCACTTTggagtgattattattattattattattttacacatttatactAGTATAAACACTATGCTGTACTTTGGTGAACAACACCTGCGTGGtgtaagcagcaaaaaaaaaaaacacacaaaaaaaccccaCTTACGTTGCAATAACCGTAGCTTCCACggcatcaataaataaataaataaaaaact containing:
- the ppm1nb gene encoding protein phosphatase, Mg2+/Mn2+ dependent, 1Nb (putative), whose amino-acid sequence is MRQPCTEEGPAAAGLATSCKQNIPSMRTSRKGSVEMPAFVRQLVKETEKRVSSFFKGGRGGAAEGEQPGEGDKEEVIPSPYLDRPVLDKLAEEGCARWGLTYALGSMQGWRANMEDYHNCVPQLGGELADWSFFAVFDGHAGSTVAQHCSQHLFGHILAAGGLGPEDDPDRVKGALTEGFLQTDKHVHAVARREGWERGGTTVVAALISPYNIYFANCGDSRAVLCRSGQVCFSTEDHKPYSPLEKERIESAGGSVSLQRINGSLAVSRALGDFSYKGAENRPPNEQMVSPEPEVCVVERSPADEFLVLACDGVWDTISNEELCAFIHNRLLVCTDLRDVCSQVIDLCLYKGSLDNISIILLCFPGAPQLSTEALHQEAELEDLLESKVAEIYDELCARGEDPDLLTVLTVLASTVIPGLPPGGGIQSKRNCIISAYYQQREMHNPTVLNEMEGS